In Primulina huaijiensis isolate GDHJ02 chromosome 4, ASM1229523v2, whole genome shotgun sequence, a genomic segment contains:
- the LOC140975066 gene encoding uncharacterized protein: MGSEGGGLHGKRKLRLLCLHGFRTSGEIIRKQVTGKWPEQVLENLDLVCVDAPFPCQGKSDVEGIFDPPYFEWFQFNKEFSEYQNFDECLAYIEECMIKHGPFDGLLGFSQGAILSAALPGLQANGVCLTKVPKIKFVVIIGGAKFRNPSVVEKAYSSLIQCPSVHFLGETDFLKPHGTELLESFVEPVVIHHPKGHTIPRFDEKGLESMLKFLETMQIEVEDGGK; this comes from the exons ATGGGCAGCGAAGGAGGCGGCCTTCATGGCAAGAGGAAGCTCCGATTGTTATGCCTTCATGGGTTTCGAACCAGCGGCGAAATAATCAGGAAACAGGTCACCGGAAAGTGGCCGGAACAGGTGCTGGAAAATTTGGATCTTGTTTGTGTGGATGCCCCCTTTCCCTGCCAGGGGAAATCTGACGTTGAAGGGATATTTGATCCTCCGTATTTTGAGTGGTTCCAGTTCAATAAG GAGTTTTCAGAATATCAGAATTTTGATGAGTGTCTTGCTTATATAGAGGAATGCATGATTAAACATGGACCTTTTGACGGTCTTCTTGGTTTCTCGCAG GGAGCAATTTTATCAGCTGCATTGCCTGGATTACAAGCTAAT GGTGTTTGTCTTACAAAGGTACCGAAGATAAAATTTGTGGTAATAATTGGGGGAGCTAAGTTCAGGAATCCGTCAGTGGTTGAAAAGGCATATTCATCACTAATCCAATGCCCATCTGTTCACTTCTTAG GGGAAACAGATTTCTTGAAGCCACATGGGACCGAGCTCCTGGAGTCCTTTGTCGAACCCGTGGTGATCCACCATCCAAAGGGCCACACAATACCAAGATTTG ATGAGAAAGGTCTGGAGAGCATGCTAAAGTTCCTCGAAACCATGCAGATTGAAGTCGAAGATGgaggaaaataa
- the LOC140975063 gene encoding patellin-3-like, with amino-acid sequence MAEETKKSAPEEVVVCDVPVAEKPTTSMVEEAPPHPEPEPELEKVEDPPKEEVVQGEAKEKDEAVGESKMTESASFKEESNKVDDLIDPEKKALDEFKLLIREALKKHEFTAPPAKEEEKKEEEPKAEEKKEEEKSKSEEKTEEKREACEVPAEVPPPAPPADPEPVKPELVEKKAEEEITPPPAVEETKAEPSETVVAKVEEKVESVVEEIKETIVHEVTAPTPPPCEEPSIAPTEEDKPKEEPAAAAETATPLPPEEVSIWGIPLLADEKSDVILLKFLRARDFKVKEAFSMLKNVVGWRKEFKIDELLEEEGIVEGLEKVVYVHGVDKEGHPVCYNALGEFQDKELYSKTFADSEKRAKFLKWYIQFLEKNIRKLDFTPDGTCTIVQIIDLNNSPGLTLFKKEFRQSTNQALQLLQDNYPEFVAKQVFINVPWWYVAYNRMISPFFTQRTKSKFVFAGPTKTSETLFKYLAPEQVPVQYGGLSKDGEQEFTAADAATEETIKPSCKHTIELPITEASTLVWEVRVGGWDVSYGAEFVPSAEGGYTWIVQKSRKIGPTEEQVIGCTFKIGEPGKLVLTFDNQTSKKKKLIYRSKIKPSD; translated from the exons ATGGCTGAAGAAACTAAGAAGTCAGCTCCTGAAGAAGTGGTGGTGTGCGATGTTCCAGTGGCTGAGAAGCCCACAACCTCCATGGTGGAGGAGGCGCCACCGCACCCTGAACCTGAGCCCGAGCTTGAAAAAGTTGAAGACCCACCCAAGGAAGAGGTGGTACAAGGAGAGGCGAAGGAAAAAGACGAGGCCGTTGGGGAGAGCAAGATGACTGAATCTGCTTCTTTCAAGGAGGAGAGCAACAAAGTCGATGATCTTATCGATCCAGAGAAGAAAGCTTTGGATGAATTCAAACTTTTGATTCGCGAGGCACTGAAAAAGCATGAATTCACCGCACCGCCGGCAaaggaggaggagaagaaagaGGAAGAACCGAAAGCAGAAGAGAAGAAAGAGGAGGAAAAATCGAAATCTGAGGAGAAGACTGAAGAAAAAAGGGAAGCTTGCGAGGTACCTGCTGAAGTTCCGCCGCCGGCTCCACCAGCGGATCCGGAGCCCGTGAAGCCAGAACTTGTGGAGAAAAAGGCTGAAGAGGAAATAACCCCACCACCAGCTGTTGAAGAAACCAAGGCTGAACCATCTGAAACGGTGGTTGCCAAGGTAGAAGAAAAGGTTGAATCCGTAGTCGAAGAAATCAAAGAAACTATAGTTCATGAAGTCACCGCCCCTACCCCGCCACCATGTGAAGAACCCTCCATCGCCCCCACGGAGGAGGATAAGCCCAAGGAAGAACCAGCTGCAGCGGCGGAAACGGCAACACCACTTCCACCGGAGGAGGTCTCCATCTGGGGTATCCCGCTTCTAGCTGATGAAAAGAGCGACGTGATTCTCCTCAAGTTCTTGAGGGCCAGAGACTTCAAGGTGAAAGAAGCCTTCTCCATGTTGAAAAACGTGGTGGGATGGAGAAAAGAGTTCAAAATCGACGAGTTATTGGAGGAGGAAGGAATCGTCGAGGGGCTGGAAAAGGTTGTTTATGTCCATGGAGTGGACAAAGAAGGGCACCCCGTCTGCTACAATGCTCTCGGGGAGTTCCAGGACAAGGAATTGTACAGCAAAACATTCGCTGATTCCGAGAAAAGAGCCAAGTTCTTGAAGTGGTACATTCAGTTCTTGGAAAAGAATATCAGGAAACTCGACTTCACCCCGGATGGCACCTGCACTATTGTTCAAATCATCGATCTCAATAACTCTCCTGGACTCACTTTGTTCAAGAAAGAGTTCCGCCAATCGACGAATCAAGCCCTCCAGTTGCTCCAGGATAATTATCCCGAATTTGTGGCCAAGCAG GTGTTTATCAACGTTCCATGGTGGTATGTTGCTTACAATAGGATGATCAGTCCATTCTTCACCCAGAGGACCAAGAGCAAGTTTGTGTTTGCAGGACCAACCAAGACTTCCGAGACCCTATTCAA ATACTTGGCACCCGAGCAAGTACCAGTTCAATATGGTGGCCTTAGCAAGGATGGTGAACAAGAATTCACTGCTGCTGATGCCGCAACCGAGGAAACTATTaagccatcttgcaaacataCCATTGAGCTGCCTATCACTGAG GCTTCCACATTGGTTTGGGAGGTGAGAGTGGGGGGCTGGGACGTCTCCTACGGAGCCGAATTTGTGCCTAGTGCCGAAGGCGGATACACTTGGATCGTGCAAAAGTCGAGGAAGATTGGACCAACCGAAGAACAAGTGATTGGATGCACCTTCAAGATCGGGGAACCGGGCAAGCTCGTTCTTACCTTCGACAACCAAACTTCTAAGAAGAAGAAGCTGATCTACAGGTCCAAGATCAAGCCCTCTGATTGA
- the LOC140975069 gene encoding MICOS complex subunit MIC10-like, which translates to MAEDIKGEIPGARYDLNAKWDACIDLGVRRCVCSSLAGAFTGLLLFRSPVTRWVSVAFGAGVGVGSAYSECSQKLYKSPVKFTPGISDTSPAKAGEE; encoded by the exons ATGGCGGAAGATATCAAAGGTGAGATTCCAGGAGCACGGTACGATTTGAATGCCAAGTGGGATGCCTGCATTGATTTGGGCGTTCGTCGCTGTGTTTGCTCTTCACTCGCTGGTGCTTTTACCGGGCTTCTTCTCTTTC GTAGTCCTGTAACGCGCTGGGTATCTGTAGCTTTCGGTGCTGGAGTGGGGGTTGGTTCTGCATACTCAGAGTGCTCTCAGAAATTGTATAAGTCTCCTGTGAAATTTACTCCCGGCATTTCTGACACCTCCCCTGCAAAG GCTGGTGAAGAGTGA
- the LOC140975065 gene encoding immune-associated nucleotide-binding protein 9 has translation MGGSTTDDDWEFTSPSSEVRTVVLVGRTGNGKSATGNSILGRKSFKSMTSSAGVTSTCELQRTFLEDGSILNVIDTPGLFDFSAEPEFVGKEIVKCINMAKDGIHAVLVVLSVRSRFSREEEAAIESLRKFFGSKISDYMIIVFTGGDDLDEDDETLDDYLGRDCPEPLKETLTMCGDRRILFDNKTKDKSKKNEQLRQLISLVTAVVDRNGGKPYTDEIFIELKKGSAKLRDQTAEVNSLEGYSKQEISVWKEQFNKAYEEQLKRITEMVESKLRETTQRLERQLAEEQAARLNAEATAQAAQMKSNDEISKLREHLERARKETEDLRMQAESGRCTIL, from the exons ATGGGGGGAAGTACAACCGATGATGATTGGGAGTTCACTTCACCATCAAGTGAAGTTCGAACTGTAGTACTGGTTGGACGCACTGGTAATGGAAAGAGTGCCACAGGCAATAGTATTCTCGGAAGAAAGTCATTCAAGTCGATGACTAGCTCTGCAGGTGTTACAAGTACATGTGAGCTTCAGAGGACCTTTCTAGAAGATGGATCCATTCTCAATGTGATAGACACGCCTG GATTATTTGATTTCTCTGCTGAACCTGAATTCGTTGGGAAGGAAATTGTTAAATGTATCAATATGGCAAAAGATGGTATACATGCTGTTCTTGTTGTCCTGTCAGTCAGATCTCGCTTTTCCAGAGAAGAAGAAGCTGCCATTGAAAGCTTGCGGAAATTTTTTGGCAGCAAAATTAGCGACTACATGATTATCGTTTTCACCGGTGGAGATGACcttgatgaagatgatgaaactTTGGATGAttatttgggtcgtgattgccCTGAGCCTTTGAAG GAAACTCTTACAATGTGTGGGGACAGGCGCATTCTCTTTGATAACAAGACAAAAGATAAATCCAAGAAAAATGAACAACTCAGGCAACTTATTTCCCTAGTAACTGCAGTTGTTGATAGAAATGGTGGGAAACCGTATACAGATGAGATATTTATAGAACTGAAG AAAGGGTCTGCAAAACTGCGTGATCAAACTGCTGAAGTTAATTCCTTGGAGGGGTATTCCAAGCAGGAGATATCTGTATGGAAGGAGCAATTTAATAAGGCATATGAAGAGCAGCTAAAGCGTATAACCGAAATG GTTGAGTCAAAGCTCAGAGAGACCACTCAGAGGCTTGAGCGGCAATTGGCCGAGGAACAAGCTGCTCGACTGAATGCAGAAGCGACGGCACAAGCTGCTCAGATGAAATCAAATGATGAAATATCCAAGCTTAGGGAGCACTTGGAGAGAGCTCGGAAGGAGACTGAAGACCTGCGAATGCAAGCTGAGAGTGGAAGATGCACCATTTTATAA
- the LOC140975064 gene encoding patellin-3-like has product MAEVMTPPIAIPVEAVLPPPPTVAEETDTPPLASVGLELQNDPQPQAADIPVTVEELVTVVEKDTPLEPSPLEPPLAVEHVTFTVTEQGGVRPSSLFQPLAAALEVPQESESPVVEKREVVEPEKSSRVEKKKAPESTPSFKEESNRLSDLKDFERKALEELKASVQEALNNRLFGSASPSETAGSPEEVFIWGVPLMEDERSDVILLKFLRARDFKVKDSFTMLKNTIKWRKDFNVDELVKEDLGDDLEKVVFIRGHDKEGHPVCYNVYGEFQDKNLYNKTFSDEEKRMKFLRWRIQFLERSIRKLDFSPGGVNTIFQVSDLRNSPGPGKRELRIATKQALQILQDNYPEFVAKQVFMNVPWWHLAFYMMISPFLTPRTKSKFVFSGPARTTEMLFKYLSPEQVPIQYGGLSVDICECNPEFTVDDPVAEIIVKPATKKTVEIIVNEKCTLVWELRVVGWEVSYSAEYVPKDEHGYTVIIQKSRRMAPTDAPVVSNSFNISELGKILLTVDNPTTKKKQLLYRFKAVPYMH; this is encoded by the exons ATGGCAGAGGTCATGACCCCTCCAATTGCTATACCAGTAGAGGCAGTCCTTCCTCCTCCACCTACGGTCGCGGAGGAGACTGACACGCCGCCGCTTGCGTCGGTGGGATTAGAGCTGCAGAACGACCCACAACCCCAAGCTGCTGATATTCCAGTAACGGTTGAAGAACTAGTGACGGTGGTGGAAAAAGACACACCTTTGGAGCCGTCTCCACTTGAACCGCCGCTGGCGGTGGAGCATGTCACCTTCACCGTTACAGAACAGGGGGGCGTTCGACCGTCTTCCCTATTTCAACCTCTAGCTGCTGCTTTGGAGGTGCCGCAGGAATCCGAATCGCCGGTAGTCGAGAAAAGAGAAGTAGTAGAACCAGAGAAATCGAGTCGGGTCGAAAAGAAGAAGGCCCCGGAATCCACACCTTCTTTCAAAGAAGAAAGCAACCGGCTTTCGGATCTCAAAGATTTCGAGAGAAAGGCGCTAGAAGAACTCAAAGCTTCCGTTCAAGAAGCTCTTAACAATCGTCTCTTCGGGTCAGCTTCACCCTCGGAGACCGCTGGCTCACCTGAAGAGGTATTCATCTGGGGTGTGCCGTTGATGGAAGATGAAAGAAGCGACGTGATTTTACTGAAGTTCCTGAGAGCCCGCGATTTCAAAGTGAAAGATTCCTTCACCATGCTGAAAAACACCATAAAATGGAGGAAAGATTTCAATGTAGACGAGCTGGTGAAGGAAGATTTGGGGGACGATCTTGAAAAGGTTGTGTTTATACGCGGTCACGACAAGGAGGGCCACCCCGTGTGTTACAATGTGTATGGGGAGTTTCAGGACAAGAACTTATACAACAAGACATTTTCAGATGAGGAGAAAAGGATGAAATTTCTGCGATGGAGGATCCAGTTTCTTGAGAGAAGTATTCGGAAGTTGGATTTTAGCCCTGGTGGAGTCAACACCATATTTCAAGTTAGTGATCTCAGGAACTCCCCTGGACCAGGGAAGAGAGAGCTTCGCATTGCTACCAAACAGGCGCTGCAGATCCTCCAGGATAATTATCCTGAATTTGTGGCCAAACAG GTGTTCATGAATGTTCCATGGTGGCATTTGGCTTTCTACATGATGATTAGTCCTTTCTTGACTCCTCGCACAAAGAGCAAATTTGTATTTTCTGGTCCAGCAAGAACAACAGAAATGCTTTTCAA GTATCTCTCTCCGGAGCAAGTACCGATTCAGTATGGTGGCCTTAGTGTAGATATCTGTGAATGCAACCCGGAGTTCACTGTGGATGATCCAGTGGCAGAGATCATCGTCAAACCTGCTACCAAGAAAACAGTCGAAATTATTGTCAATGAG AAATGCACTCTTGTTTGGGAGCTTCGAGTCGTGggttgggaagttagctacagTGCAGAATATGTGCCCAAGGATGAACACGGTTACACGGTAATAATACAAAAGAGTAGAAGAATGGCTCCAACAGATGCACCAGTCGTATCGAATAGTTTCAACATCAGCGAGCTTGGCAAGATATTACTCACGGTCGATAACCCCACCACGAAGAAGAAGCAGCTACTGTACCGTTTCAAAGCGGTGCCTTACATGCATTAG